In Streptomyces nojiriensis, one genomic interval encodes:
- the rpsF gene encoding 30S ribosomal protein S6 has translation MRHYEVMVILDPDLEERAVSPLIENFLSVVREGNGKVEKVDTWGRRRLAYEIKKKPEGIYSVIDLQAEPAVVKELDRQMNLNESVLRTKVLRPETH, from the coding sequence ATGCGTCACTACGAAGTGATGGTCATCCTCGACCCCGATCTCGAGGAGCGCGCTGTCTCCCCGCTGATCGAGAACTTCCTCTCCGTCGTCCGTGAGGGCAACGGAAAGGTCGAGAAGGTCGACACCTGGGGCCGTCGTCGTCTCGCTTACGAGATCAAGAAGAAGCCCGAGGGCATCTACTCGGTCATCGACCTTCAGGCCGAGCCTGCGGTCGTCAAGGAGCTTGACCGACAGATGAACCTGAACGAGTCGGTTCTCCGGACCAAGGTCCTTCGCCCCGAGACCCACTGA
- a CDS encoding lipid II:glycine glycyltransferase FemX, with protein MSLSLRTISREQHLGYLQSLPSASHCQVPAWADVKNEWRSENLGWFNESDELVGAALVLYRQLPKVKRYLAYLPEGPVINWYAPNLEEWLQPMLAHLKQQGAFTVKMGPPVVIRRWNSTAIKAGIQDPNVKRLRDVEASVIEPRAFEVSDKLRRMGWQQAEDGGAGFGDVQPRYVFQVPLANRSLDDVLKGFNQLWRRNIKKAEKAGVEVVQGGYDDLPTWQHLYEITAERDKFRPRPLSYFQRQWTALNSEDPNRMRLYIATHEGEPLAAATMLTVGQHVWYSYGASANHKREVRPSNAMQWRMLRDSYALGASVYDLRGISDTLDENDHLFGLIQFKVGTGGEAVEYVGEWDFPLNKMLHKALDIYMSRR; from the coding sequence ATGAGCCTGTCCCTGAGGACCATCAGCCGAGAGCAGCATCTGGGTTACCTCCAGAGCCTGCCCTCGGCGAGCCACTGCCAGGTCCCGGCGTGGGCCGACGTGAAGAACGAGTGGCGCTCCGAGAACCTCGGATGGTTCAACGAGTCCGACGAACTCGTCGGAGCGGCCCTGGTGTTGTACCGGCAGTTGCCCAAGGTGAAGCGGTACCTCGCGTACCTGCCCGAGGGCCCTGTCATCAACTGGTACGCCCCGAACCTGGAGGAATGGCTCCAGCCGATGCTGGCCCACCTCAAGCAGCAGGGCGCCTTCACCGTGAAGATGGGCCCGCCCGTCGTCATCCGCCGCTGGAACTCGACCGCCATCAAGGCCGGTATCCAGGACCCGAACGTGAAGCGCCTGCGCGACGTGGAGGCCTCGGTCATCGAGCCCCGCGCCTTCGAGGTGTCGGACAAGCTGCGCCGCATGGGCTGGCAGCAGGCCGAGGACGGCGGCGCCGGCTTCGGCGACGTCCAGCCGCGCTACGTCTTCCAGGTACCGCTGGCCAACCGCTCGCTGGACGACGTCCTCAAGGGCTTCAACCAGCTGTGGCGCCGCAACATCAAGAAGGCCGAGAAGGCCGGCGTCGAGGTCGTCCAGGGCGGCTACGACGACCTGCCGACCTGGCAGCACCTGTACGAGATCACGGCCGAGCGCGACAAGTTCCGCCCGCGTCCGCTCAGCTACTTCCAGCGCCAGTGGACGGCCCTCAACTCCGAGGACCCCAACCGGATGCGGCTCTACATCGCCACGCACGAGGGAGAGCCGCTGGCCGCCGCCACGATGCTCACCGTCGGCCAGCACGTCTGGTACTCGTACGGCGCCTCCGCCAACCACAAGCGCGAGGTGCGCCCCTCGAACGCGATGCAGTGGCGCATGCTGCGCGACTCGTACGCGCTCGGCGCAAGCGTGTACGACTTGCGCGGCATCTCTGACACGCTGGACGAGAACGATCACCTGTTCGGTCTGATCCAGTTCAAGGTCGGTACGGGCGGCGAGGCCGTGGAGTACGTCGGTGAGTGGGACTTCCCGCTCAACAAGATGCTCCACAAGGCCCTCGACATCTACATGTCGCGCCGCTGA
- the dnaB gene encoding replicative DNA helicase translates to MDDPWADSGPGDRLPARPRRNSEGRGRGDEQHDRGREGGSWDSGGGGGFERVPPQDLDAEQSVLGGMLLSKDAIADVVEVLKGHDFYRPSHETIYQAILDLYAKGEPADPITVGAELTRRGEISKVGGASYLHTLVQSVPTAANAEYYAEIVHERAVLRRLVAAGTKITQMGYAADGDVDEIVNSAQAEIYAVTEQRTSEDYLPLGDIMEGALDEIEAIGSRSGQMSGVPTGFTDLDSLTNGLHPGQMIVIAARPAMGKSTLALDFARACSIKSNLPSVIFSLEMGRNEIAMRLLSAEARVALHHMRSGTMTDDDWTRLARRMPDVSAAPLYIDDSPNLSMMEIRAKCRRLKQRNDLSLVVIDYLQLMQSGGSRRPESRQQEVSDMSRNLKLLAKELEVPVIALSQLNRGPEQRTDKKPMVSDLRESGSIEQDADMVILLHREDAYEKESPRAGEADLIVAKHRNGPTATITVAFQGHYSRFVDMANT, encoded by the coding sequence ATGGACGACCCTTGGGCCGACAGCGGTCCGGGTGACCGTCTGCCCGCCCGTCCGCGCCGTAACAGCGAAGGCCGCGGCCGCGGGGACGAACAGCACGACCGGGGCCGCGAGGGCGGCTCCTGGGACTCCGGCGGCGGCGGCGGCTTCGAGCGCGTCCCTCCCCAGGACCTCGACGCCGAGCAGTCGGTGCTCGGCGGCATGCTGCTCTCCAAGGACGCCATCGCGGATGTCGTCGAGGTCCTCAAGGGCCACGACTTCTACCGGCCCTCGCACGAGACGATCTACCAGGCCATCCTCGACCTGTACGCCAAGGGCGAGCCGGCCGACCCGATCACCGTCGGCGCCGAGCTGACCCGGCGCGGTGAGATCAGCAAAGTGGGCGGGGCCTCGTACCTGCACACCCTGGTCCAGTCCGTGCCGACCGCGGCGAACGCCGAGTACTACGCGGAGATCGTCCACGAGCGGGCCGTCCTGCGCCGCCTGGTCGCCGCCGGTACGAAGATCACGCAGATGGGGTACGCGGCCGACGGCGACGTCGACGAGATCGTCAACAGCGCCCAGGCCGAGATCTACGCCGTCACCGAGCAGCGGACCTCCGAGGACTACCTGCCGCTCGGCGACATCATGGAGGGCGCCCTCGACGAGATCGAGGCGATCGGCTCCCGCAGCGGCCAGATGTCGGGCGTTCCCACCGGCTTCACGGACCTGGACTCGCTGACCAACGGCCTGCACCCGGGCCAGATGATCGTCATCGCGGCCCGTCCCGCCATGGGTAAGTCCACCCTCGCCCTGGACTTCGCCCGGGCCTGTTCCATCAAGAGCAACCTGCCGAGCGTGATCTTCTCCCTCGAAATGGGGCGCAACGAGATCGCCATGCGCCTGCTCTCGGCGGAGGCCCGGGTCGCGCTCCACCACATGCGCTCGGGCACGATGACGGACGACGACTGGACCCGTCTCGCCCGCCGGATGCCGGACGTCTCCGCGGCCCCGCTCTACATCGACGACTCCCCCAACCTGTCGATGATGGAGATCCGGGCCAAGTGCCGCCGGCTCAAGCAGCGCAACGACCTCTCGCTCGTGGTCATCGACTACCTCCAGCTGATGCAGTCGGGCGGCTCGCGCCGCCCCGAGAGCCGTCAGCAGGAGGTCTCGGACATGTCCCGAAACCTCAAGCTGCTGGCGAAGGAGCTGGAGGTCCCCGTGATCGCGCTCTCGCAGCTGAACCGTGGCCCGGAACAGCGCACCGACAAGAAGCCGATGGTCTCCGACCTGCGTGAGTCGGGTTCCATCGAGCAGGACGCGGACATGGTGATCCTGCTGCACCGCGAGGACGCGTACGAGAAGGAGTCCCCCCGTGCGGGCGAGGCGGACCTGATCGTGGCGAAGCACCGTAACGGCCCCACGGCCACGATCACGGTGGCCTTCCAGGGCCACTACTCGCGCTTCGTGGACATGGCCAACACATAG
- a CDS encoding MATE family efflux transporter: MTQAVAAPKAGPERHDREIFALALPAFGALVAEPLFVMADSAIVGHLGTPQLAGLGIAAAVLTTAVSVFVFLAYATTAAVSRRVGAGDLQAAIRQGIDGIWLALLLGAAVVAVVLPATPSLVSLFGASDTVAPYAITYLRISALGIPAMLMVLAATGVIRGLQDTRTPLYVAIGGFALNAGLNVALVYGAGLGIAGSAWGTVIAQCAMAAAYLVVVVRGARRHGASLRPDSAGIRACAQAGAPLLVRTLSLRAILMIATAVAARLGDADIAAHQILLSLWSLLAFALDAIAIAGQAIIGRYLGAGDTDGARAVCRRMVQWGIASGVVLGLLVVLARPVFIPLFTSDPAVEAALLPALLVVALSQPVSGIVFVLDGVLMGAGDGRYLARAMLLTLAAFAPAALLVPILGGGLTALWWAMTLMMVVRMITLRLRAGSGRWLIAGATR; this comes from the coding sequence ATGACACAGGCTGTCGCAGCACCCAAGGCAGGGCCGGAACGGCACGACCGAGAGATCTTCGCACTCGCTCTCCCCGCCTTCGGCGCACTCGTCGCCGAGCCCCTCTTCGTGATGGCCGACAGCGCCATCGTGGGGCACCTCGGCACCCCCCAGCTGGCCGGTCTCGGCATCGCCGCCGCAGTGCTCACCACCGCCGTGAGCGTCTTCGTCTTCCTCGCCTACGCCACCACCGCGGCCGTCTCCCGCCGCGTCGGCGCAGGAGACCTCCAGGCAGCCATCCGGCAGGGGATCGACGGCATCTGGCTCGCCCTCCTGCTGGGCGCGGCCGTCGTCGCCGTGGTGCTTCCCGCTACCCCCTCGCTGGTCTCGCTCTTCGGAGCCTCCGACACGGTCGCCCCGTACGCGATCACCTATCTGCGGATCTCCGCGCTCGGCATCCCGGCCATGCTCATGGTCCTGGCCGCCACCGGGGTCATCCGCGGCCTCCAGGACACCCGTACGCCGCTCTACGTGGCCATCGGCGGCTTCGCCCTCAACGCGGGCCTGAACGTCGCCCTGGTCTACGGTGCGGGGCTCGGTATCGCCGGCTCCGCCTGGGGCACGGTCATCGCCCAGTGCGCCATGGCCGCCGCCTACCTCGTCGTGGTCGTCCGCGGAGCCCGGCGCCACGGTGCCTCGCTGCGCCCCGACTCCGCGGGCATCCGGGCCTGCGCCCAGGCGGGCGCCCCGCTGCTGGTGCGCACCCTGTCGCTGCGCGCGATCCTGATGATCGCCACCGCCGTGGCCGCCCGGCTCGGCGACGCCGACATCGCCGCCCACCAGATCCTGCTCTCCCTGTGGAGCCTGCTCGCCTTCGCCCTGGACGCCATAGCGATCGCCGGTCAGGCGATCATCGGCCGCTACCTGGGCGCGGGCGACACCGACGGTGCCCGGGCCGTCTGCCGCCGCATGGTGCAGTGGGGGATCGCCTCGGGTGTCGTACTCGGCCTGCTGGTCGTCCTGGCCCGCCCGGTGTTCATCCCGCTGTTCACCAGCGATCCGGCGGTCGAGGCGGCCCTGCTGCCGGCCCTGCTGGTCGTGGCCCTCTCCCAGCCCGTCTCCGGCATCGTCTTCGTGCTCGACGGGGTCCTGATGGGCGCCGGAGACGGCCGCTACCTGGCCCGGGCCATGCTCCTGACGCTGGCCGCCTTCGCCCCGGCCGCACTGCTCGTGCCGATCCTCGGTGGCGGCCTCACGGCGCTCTGGTGGGCCATGACACTGATGATGGTGGTCCGGATGATCACTCTCCGGCTGCGGGCCGGCTCGGGCCGGTGGCTGATCGCGGGAGCCACCCGCTAA
- the rplI gene encoding 50S ribosomal protein L9: protein MKIILTHEVSGLGAAGDVVDVKDGYARNYLVPRGFAIRWTKGGEKDVAQIRRARKIHEIATIEQANEVKAKLEGVKVRLATRAGDAGRLFGSVTPADIATAIESSGGPKVDKRRVELGSPIKTLGSYQVSVRLHADVAANVGIEVVAA from the coding sequence ATGAAGATCATCCTGACCCACGAGGTTTCTGGCCTCGGTGCCGCCGGCGATGTCGTCGACGTCAAGGACGGTTACGCTCGCAACTACCTGGTCCCGCGTGGTTTCGCGATCCGCTGGACCAAGGGTGGCGAGAAGGACGTGGCGCAGATCCGCCGCGCCCGCAAGATCCACGAGATCGCGACCATCGAGCAGGCCAACGAGGTCAAGGCCAAGCTCGAGGGTGTGAAGGTCCGTCTGGCCACCCGCGCGGGTGACGCCGGTCGTCTCTTCGGTTCCGTGACCCCGGCCGACATCGCCACGGCGATCGAGTCCTCGGGTGGCCCGAAGGTCGACAAGCGCCGCGTGGAGCTCGGCTCCCCGATCAAGACCCTCGGTTCGTACCAGGTCTCCGTGCGTCTGCACGCCGACGTGGCCGCGAACGTGGGCATCGAGGTCGTCGCCGCCTAA
- a CDS encoding single-stranded DNA-binding protein, with protein MAGETVITVVGNLVDDPELRFTPSGAAVAKFRVASTPRTFDRQTNEWKDGESLFLTCSVWRQAAENVAESLQRGMRVIVQGRLRQRSYEDREGVKRTVYELDVEEVGPSLKNATAKVAKTTGRGGQGGYGGGGQQQGGGGGNWGGAPGGQPQQGGGAPSDDPWASSAPASGQQQGGGGGGWGGSSGGSGGGYSDEPPF; from the coding sequence ATGGCAGGCGAGACCGTCATCACGGTCGTCGGCAATCTCGTCGACGACCCCGAGCTGCGCTTCACCCCCTCGGGTGCGGCGGTCGCGAAGTTCCGTGTCGCGTCCACCCCCCGCACCTTCGACCGTCAGACCAATGAGTGGAAGGACGGCGAGAGCCTGTTCCTGACCTGCTCGGTGTGGCGGCAGGCGGCGGAGAACGTCGCCGAGTCCCTCCAGCGAGGCATGCGCGTCATCGTGCAGGGCCGGCTGAGGCAGCGGTCGTACGAGGACCGTGAGGGTGTCAAGCGCACGGTCTACGAGCTGGACGTCGAGGAAGTCGGCCCCAGCCTGAAGAACGCCACGGCCAAGGTCGCCAAGACCACCGGCCGCGGTGGCCAGGGTGGATACGGCGGCGGCGGTCAGCAGCAGGGCGGCGGCGGTGGCAACTGGGGCGGAGCCCCCGGTGGCCAGCCGCAGCAGGGCGGCGGAGCTCCCTCCGACGACCCGTGGGCGTCCAGCGCGCCGGCCAGTGGCCAGCAGCAGGGCGGCGGCGGGGGCGGTTGGGGCGGAAGCTCCGGCGGCTCCGGCGGTGGCTACTCGGACGAGCCGCCCTTCTAG
- the rpsR gene encoding 30S ribosomal protein S18, with amino-acid sequence MAKPPVRKPKKKVCAFCKDKTAYVDYKDTNMLRKFISDRGKIRARRVTGNCTQHQRDVATAVKNSREMALLPYTSTAR; translated from the coding sequence ATGGCGAAGCCGCCTGTGCGCAAGCCTAAGAAGAAGGTCTGCGCATTCTGCAAGGACAAGACCGCGTACGTGGACTACAAGGACACGAACATGCTGCGGAAGTTCATTTCCGACCGCGGCAAGATCCGTGCCCGCCGCGTTACCGGCAACTGCACGCAGCACCAGCGTGACGTCGCCACGGCCGTCAAGAACAGCCGTGAGATGGCGCTGCTGCCCTACACGTCCACCGCGCGATAA